The proteins below come from a single bacterium genomic window:
- a CDS encoding efflux RND transporter permease subunit: MNLGISGRIAKAFIQSKLTPLIILASIILGIFAVAVTPREEEPQIIVPMADVFVQAPGLSAHEVESRVTKPMEKLLWEIKGVEYVYSIVKPGMNLTIVRFYVGQDQEKSIVKLYNKLMSNYDKIPQGVSQPLVKVRSIDDVPILSMTLSSTDKNYSGYELRRIAGEVGDELKKGNDVSEVNIIGGQKRQVKVTFDPVKLRGYNLSPFQITQAIQKSNFIADSGKFSSNNNEFTVQTGGFLNNSDEIGNLVVNTSNGAPVYLKDVADIQDTAEEPSNYVFNWDKKTGSNEAVTISLSKKKGANATVIAEDAIKKVEALKGELIPHDVNVTVTRNYGETAKDKSDELLEHMMIATISVIILIALFLGKREAVVVAVAVPVTLALTLLISYLLGYTLNRVTLFALIFSIGILVDDAIVVVENIHRHFKIEGASLKTAIKAVDEVGNPTILATFTVVASLLPMAFVSGLMGPYMRPIPVGASAAMVFSLLVAFIVSPWLSFIVLKNVKSTGHDEEEDSKFIDYYKKIITSLIENRNKRLKAIAVILGLLVVSMLLIPLKAVQFKMLPFDNKSELQLIIDMPAGTTLEQTAMVTQELGKYIQTVPEVVNYQSYVGTSAPYNFNGLVRHYFLRQESNVADIQINFLPKDKRKSQSHAIAKRLRPELKKIGDKYGAKIKLAEIPPGPPVLSTLVAEVYGPNEKRQVEIAKQIKNIFNNTKGVVDVDWYVEDDQSKITFEVDKEKAALNGISSEVIAQSLQTALGGTSAGLLHLNNEKEPVEILVRMPQSQRADIQSLNSVSVPTSSGGFVQLSELVKQKQGIEDKTIYHKNLKRVTYVIGDVAQEYESPVYAILDMQKKVEKLNLAEGYKLKQYNIVQPWLENKYSMKWDGEWHITIEVFRDMGIAFAAVLVLIYVLVVAWFKNFITPLIIMAPIPLTLVGILPGHWIFGAFFTATSMIGFIALSGIIVRNSILLVDFIQLEQEAGSSLKDAVIKAGAVRFRPIVLTALAVVVGSFVMVLDPIFQGLAIAMMFGAVVATILTLIIVPILYYEFFRNKGE; the protein is encoded by the coding sequence ATGAATCTCGGAATATCAGGCAGAATTGCTAAAGCTTTTATACAATCAAAACTTACTCCGCTTATAATTTTAGCTTCTATAATTCTGGGAATATTCGCGGTGGCGGTTACTCCGAGAGAAGAAGAACCGCAAATTATTGTTCCTATGGCAGATGTTTTTGTGCAAGCTCCGGGGCTTTCTGCTCATGAAGTGGAATCACGTGTTACAAAGCCTATGGAAAAACTTTTATGGGAAATAAAAGGCGTTGAATATGTTTATTCTATCGTCAAACCAGGCATGAATTTAACTATAGTCAGGTTTTATGTTGGACAAGACCAAGAAAAGAGTATAGTTAAGCTTTATAACAAATTAATGTCGAATTATGACAAAATTCCGCAGGGAGTATCGCAGCCGTTGGTTAAAGTTCGGTCGATTGACGATGTTCCGATTCTTTCTATGACTTTATCAAGCACCGATAAAAACTATTCAGGATACGAATTAAGAAGAATAGCAGGAGAAGTCGGTGATGAACTCAAAAAAGGTAATGATGTTTCCGAAGTTAATATAATAGGCGGGCAGAAAAGACAGGTAAAAGTAACTTTTGACCCCGTAAAACTCAGAGGATATAACTTAAGTCCGTTTCAAATAACCCAAGCCATTCAGAAGTCAAATTTTATTGCAGATTCTGGAAAATTTTCTTCAAACAATAATGAATTTACCGTTCAGACAGGCGGATTCTTAAATAATTCTGACGAAATAGGTAATCTTGTCGTAAATACTTCTAACGGAGCACCTGTTTATCTCAAAGATGTTGCGGATATTCAGGATACAGCGGAAGAACCTTCTAACTATGTTTTTAATTGGGATAAAAAAACAGGCTCTAATGAAGCTGTGACAATTTCTTTGTCAAAGAAAAAAGGAGCTAATGCAACTGTTATAGCCGAAGATGCTATTAAAAAAGTCGAAGCTTTAAAAGGCGAACTTATCCCTCACGATGTAAATGTCACAGTAACCAGAAATTACGGAGAAACTGCAAAAGACAAGTCTGATGAACTTCTTGAGCATATGATGATTGCTACGATTTCTGTAATTATACTCATTGCTTTATTTTTAGGCAAAAGAGAAGCGGTTGTCGTAGCGGTCGCAGTTCCTGTAACTCTTGCACTGACTTTGTTAATAAGTTATCTGCTCGGCTATACTTTAAACAGGGTGACACTTTTTGCCCTTATATTCTCGATAGGGATTCTTGTAGATGATGCAATAGTGGTCGTAGAGAATATTCACAGGCACTTCAAAATAGAAGGAGCCAGTCTGAAAACTGCGATAAAAGCTGTTGACGAAGTAGGAAACCCTACTATTCTTGCAACATTTACAGTAGTTGCTTCGCTTTTACCTATGGCATTTGTATCGGGTCTTATGGGTCCTTATATGCGCCCGATTCCTGTCGGTGCTTCTGCTGCTATGGTGTTTTCATTGCTTGTAGCTTTTATAGTCAGTCCGTGGCTCAGTTTTATAGTTTTGAAAAATGTAAAATCAACAGGTCACGATGAAGAAGAAGACAGCAAATTTATTGATTATTATAAAAAAATCATAACTTCATTAATTGAAAACAGAAATAAACGCCTGAAAGCTATTGCTGTAATTCTCGGGTTGCTAGTTGTTTCGATGCTATTAATTCCGCTGAAAGCCGTACAATTTAAGATGCTGCCGTTTGATAACAAAAGCGAACTTCAGTTGATAATTGATATGCCGGCGGGAACGACACTTGAACAGACGGCTATGGTTACTCAGGAACTCGGCAAGTATATTCAGACAGTTCCTGAAGTTGTAAATTATCAAAGCTATGTCGGAACTTCAGCTCCGTATAATTTTAACGGACTTGTAAGACATTATTTTCTTAGACAAGAAAGCAATGTAGCCGATATTCAGATTAATTTTCTTCCAAAAGATAAGAGAAAATCGCAAAGTCATGCAATAGCAAAAAGACTCCGACCTGAATTAAAGAAAATCGGCGATAAATACGGAGCTAAAATAAAACTTGCAGAAATTCCACCCGGTCCTCCTGTTCTCAGCACCCTTGTTGCAGAAGTTTACGGACCTAATGAAAAAAGACAGGTTGAAATTGCAAAGCAAATCAAAAATATTTTCAATAATACCAAAGGCGTTGTTGATGTTGACTGGTATGTTGAAGATGACCAATCAAAGATAACTTTTGAAGTCGACAAAGAAAAAGCGGCTTTAAACGGAATAAGTTCAGAAGTAATTGCTCAAAGTCTACAAACAGCGCTTGGCGGAACTTCGGCAGGATTATTGCACCTTAATAACGAAAAAGAGCCTGTCGAGATATTAGTCAGAATGCCTCAATCTCAAAGAGCGGACATTCAATCTTTAAATTCCGTAAGTGTTCCGACTTCATCAGGCGGGTTTGTACAGTTGTCTGAGCTTGTAAAACAGAAGCAGGGCATAGAAGACAAAACAATTTATCATAAAAACCTCAAGAGAGTCACTTATGTAATAGGTGATGTTGCGCAAGAATACGAAAGCCCTGTCTATGCAATATTAGATATGCAGAAGAAAGTTGAAAAACTCAACCTTGCCGAAGGTTACAAACTTAAGCAGTACAATATAGTTCAACCTTGGTTAGAAAATAAATATTCCATGAAGTGGGACGGCGAATGGCATATTACTATTGAAGTTTTCAGAGATATGGGAATTGCATTTGCAGCGGTTTTAGTACTGATTTATGTGCTGGTAGTTGCTTGGTTTAAGAATTTTATAACCCCATTAATCATCATGGCACCGATTCCGTTGACTTTAGTCGGAATTTTACCTGGGCATTGGATATTCGGAGCGTTTTTTACCGCAACTTCAATGATTGGATTTATAGCGCTTTCGGGAATAATAGTCAGGAATTCAATCTTGTTGGTTGATTTCATTCAACTTGAACAGGAGGCGGGAAGCAGCTTAAAAGATGCGGTAATAAAAGCAGGTGCTGTAAGATTCAGACCTATTGTTTTAACGGCTTTAGCTGTAGTTGTCGGTTCGTTTGTAATGGTACTCGACCCGATATTTCAGGGGCTTGCAATTGCTATGATGTTCGGTGCGGTAGTTGCTACGATTCTAACCTTGATTATCGTTCCGATTTTATATTACGAATTTTTCAGAAATAAAGGAGAATAA
- a CDS encoding DUF2892 domain-containing protein: MYFAKTDKWYLERVIWLIAGTITIISAVLSYFVSPYWLILTALVGLNLIIFAFTGFCIMANLLVKLGFKSGIQN; encoded by the coding sequence ATGTATTTTGCAAAAACAGATAAATGGTATTTAGAAAGAGTTATTTGGCTTATTGCAGGAACTATCACAATAATAAGTGCTGTTCTTTCATACTTTGTAAGTCCATATTGGCTTATTTTAACTGCATTAGTCGGACTTAATCTTATAATATTTGCTTTTACAGGTTTCTGTATTATGGCAAACTTGCTTGTTAAATTAGGATTTAAGTCAGGAATACAAAATTAA